The Halostella limicola genome includes the window TTCGGGACGCCGCGCACGTCCCGGTCACCCCGGTCGGCACCGTCACCGACGAGAGCGTGACGCTGGACGGCGACCCGATGCCCGACCGCGGGTTCACCCACGGCGACTAGGGGAAGACGATCGGGACCGGGGTGAAACAGAGCGCGCCGAGCACGAAGGTGAGCACGCCAAGCGCCGTCCGACGGGCGTCGAGCGACTCGTCCCGCACGGGCTTGGCCGGCCCGGCGAAGGCGATGGCCGACGAGAACAGCCCCCAGAACACCCACAGGAAGGTGGCGTTCCCGTCGACGTTCTGGACGTAGTGGAGGTAGCCGGCCATGCCGAACAGCACGGCGGGCACGAGCGCGGCGACGGTCTCCTGGCGCTCGCCGGCGATCGCGCGGACGATGTGGCCGCCGTCTAGCTGTCCGACGGGGAGCAGGTTCAGGAACGTGACGAACATCCCGACCCACCCGCCGACGACGACGGGGTTTATCGACTGCCCGGCCGGGAACGACAGCGGCTGCCCGGTGAGCGCTGCGAGCAACTGCAGCATGGGCGGATAGCCCAGTTCGAACGGGAGCGCCCCCTCCGGGACGCTCACGGGGTCGAGGTAGAGGCCGACGGTCGTCACGACGACGGTCGCCACCAGCCCCGCGAGCGGCCCCGCCGCGCCGATGTCGAACAGCGCCTTCCGGTCCGGCATCTGGCCGCGTATCTTGATCACCGCGCCCATCGTCCCGATGAGGTTCGGGAGCGGCAGGAAGTACGGGAGCGAGGCGTCGACGCCGTGGTAGCGGCTCATGACGTAGTGGCCGAGTTCGTGAACGCCGAGGACGCCCATCACGGCGGCCGTGAACGGCCAGGCGTGCAGGATCGTCCACGGGTCGGCCATCGGGTCGAGCCCGTACCACATCGTCCCGACGAACAGCGTCGAGCAGACGGTGGCGAACGCGAGGACGACGTTGGTCCAGGGGATCCCGTCGATGCCCTCGGAGACGGGTTCGGCCACGAGGACGTACTCGCCGGTCTGCTGGGCCAGTTGCACCTCGTAGCCGTCGTCGCGAAACTGGGGCCAGACGCGCTCTAACAGCGTGTCCGGGGGGACCAGTGGATCGCCGAAGTACAGCACGCGCTCGCCGTCGGTACGGACTTCGTAGACCCGAAAGGAAGCAGCAAACGAATCGACGGGGGGACCGGGTTCCGGGTCGTCGATCTCCGCCATTGGCGGTTATACGGCGCGTAGCGCCATAAACCCACTGACGGCGGGACCGTGCGGGCGGGCGTAAGCGGGGATTACGCCGGTTCGACGCGCCACGTCGTCGCGCTCGTGTACGACCACTTCTCGACCTCGAGGTCGGTCGCGGAGTCGCTCAGCTTCACCATGAGGGCCCCGATCTCCTTGGGGGAGAGCCCGACCTCGTCCGCGATGAACTTGCTCTTGAAGTACAGCTCGCCGTCCTTGGCTTTCCGCCGGAGGAATCGCTTGAGACGGTCCTCTTTGCTTTCGGTCGAGCGGTCGTCGTTGGAGGGCTGCGTAGTTGCGCTCATCTGTTGTCGCCTCGCTCTTCCGTAACACCGGGGATATGTTATAAAGGAAGGATGCTTCGGCCTTTTTTGAGCACTTTTAGCCCGATGCGGCGGTTTTTACCACGTTTCACTCCCCGGGACGAACGTTTCACGGCTCCTTCAAAACGCGCCAGACGTTTTATAGAGCGATCTAACGCTGTACACTCCCCCGGAACAATACATAATATAGATATAATTAGGATTCCAATAGGAGTGCCGATCAGCGCTCGTGAACCCAGAACTCGTCCTCGACCGTCACTTCCTTCTTGAAGATCGGGACCTCCTCCTTGAGCCGGTCGATGCCGTCCTCGACGGTGCGGAACGCCTCCTTTCGGTGGCCCGCGAGCACGACGACGAAGACGATGTCCTCGCCGTACTCGATCACGCCGGTCCGGTGGTGCAGCAGCACCTCGTACACTCCCTCGCGCTCCTCCAGTTCGGCACGCAGCGCGTCGAGACGGTCCTCCGCGACGCCCTCGTACTTCTCGAACTCCAGTAGCTCGGTCGGCTCGTCGTCGTCGTGGTCCTTCGCGCGCACCCGCCCGGTGAACGTCGCGACGGCGCCGGCCTTCTCGGCATCCGGCGAGCGCTTCGCCCTCGCGACGAGCGACGACAGGGTCACGTGCGGGTCGACGTCCCGGAGCGCCTCCACGACCTCGTCGAGGTCCACGTCGCCCGCAGTGTCGCCGGTCGCCAGCGTCGGCCCGCGGTGCTCCCGGCCGCCGAGGACGACCTGCGGGAGGTCGGCGCGGCTGAACCCCTCGACGACGGCGTAGTCGTGGTCGGGCGCAAGCTCGTCGAGCGTCTCGCCGAGCGACCGCGCGTCGCCCGTGGCGAACCAGTCGCCCTCGTCCGTGATCCCGTACGTGCTCGCCGCGCCGGCGGCGCGGTGGCGCGCCGTGTCCTTCCCCTCCGCGTCCACGTCGGGCTCGTGGGTGAGGTGCTTGACCGTCGCGACCGTCGCGTCGCTCGCCAGCCGCTCCGTCAGCCGCTCGACCAGCGTGGTCTTCCCGCTGTCGGAGGGTCCGACGACGCCGAGTACCTTCATACCGGGTCGTGGGTGCGCGCGGGGCTTGTAGCCTTCGCCCTCGTTACCGCCGCCGCGCGGCGAGAGCGAGCGAGGCTGCGACCGCAGCGAGGGCCGGAGCCGCGCCGAAGCCATCGAGTTCGCCCCCGCTCGTCTGCTCATCGCCGGACTCGCTCCCATCGTCCTCCACGCGGATCGTGACGGTCTGGCCGTTGACCGTGGCGTCGTAGATCCCGGACGCCTCTATCGACCGCACGAACTCGACGGTCCGACGCTCGCCGGGGTCGAGGGTCACGTCCTCGGTCGCCACCCGCTCCCCGAACAGGCGGAGGGTGACCGAGACGTCGTTCGTACTGTCGTCATCGTTCACGACCGTCGCTCGGATCGCGACCGGGTCGCCGCTCGTGACGTTGGTCCGGTTCGCCGTCACCTCGGTGACGCCGACCGTCGCGCTCCCGTCGCCGTCCGTCGCGTTGGTCGCCGTTTCGGACGCGCTCGCGGCGGTCGTCCCGTCGTCGGTTCGCGTCTCGGTGTCGGTTTCGTCCCCGATCTCCGTATCTGTGCCGGCCGCGGACGTCGTTTCCTGTCCGCCCTGGGTCTCTCGACGATCGGCATCGGACCCGGTGTCGCTCTGCTCGTTCCCGTCGCCCGTGACGATGATCTGTTCAGTTCCGTTCCCGGTTTCATTCACGGTCGCGTTGGTGCTGTTCGAATCCCCTCCGTCGCTCTCGTTGTCCTGTAGGACGATCGAATCCTCGTTCCCGTCCGTTTCCGCTTCTTGCTCCGTCTGGAGGTCTCCCTCGTCGTCTCCTTCGCTCCCGCCGGTAATGACGACCTGCTCGTCGTCGGACGATTCGGTGTCGTTCGCCGTAGTCGTCGTCTCGTTGGTCCCGTTGTCGTCTTCATCGCTTTCGTCGATGACTATCGAGTCCTGATCGTCGTCTTCGCCGGACTCTGCCTCCTGATCTGCCCCCTCGTCCCCGTCGCTCTCGGTCGTCTCGGCTCCCGTTTCCGCCTCTCCGAGGATACCGTCGTCGGACTCGTTCTCCTCCTGCTCGTCGTCGTCATCCTCGGTTTCCTCCTCGTCGTCTTGGTCGGTCTCTTCATCCTGATCTGGCCCGTCGTCTCCGTCGGTGCCGTTGTCGTCGTCGTCGGCGTCGTCGTCCTGTAACCGGACGTCGACGGGGTCGCCGGTCGCGCTCCCGTCCGCGGCGACCGCTCCGGCCGAAGCGGCGACGGTCGCGACCAGAAACAGCACGCAGGCGCACGCGAAGATCCTCGGTCGGTTCATGTCGGTCGTCGGAACCACCGCACGAGAGCGGTATTGTTATGACGAGCCAAGGTCCCCGGACCGGCCGTTCAACGTCGGCTTTACCCTCCGGCGGGTTCGGAGCGAGCGCGATCCGGCGGCGAAACGCGGCGACAGTGCCGGGGAGTTGGCAACCCTTAAGAGCGCGACCGGGTTACTCGGCGGTAGCATGAAAGTGGTCGTTTCTATCGGCGGGAGCGTGCTCGCGCCCGAC containing:
- a CDS encoding site-2 protease family protein, which codes for MAEIDDPEPGPPVDSFAASFRVYEVRTDGERVLYFGDPLVPPDTLLERVWPQFRDDGYEVQLAQQTGEYVLVAEPVSEGIDGIPWTNVVLAFATVCSTLFVGTMWYGLDPMADPWTILHAWPFTAAVMGVLGVHELGHYVMSRYHGVDASLPYFLPLPNLIGTMGAVIKIRGQMPDRKALFDIGAAGPLAGLVATVVVTTVGLYLDPVSVPEGALPFELGYPPMLQLLAALTGQPLSFPAGQSINPVVVGGWVGMFVTFLNLLPVGQLDGGHIVRAIAGERQETVAALVPAVLFGMAGYLHYVQNVDGNATFLWVFWGLFSSAIAFAGPAKPVRDESLDARRTALGVLTFVLGALCFTPVPIVFP
- a CDS encoding DUF7123 family protein encodes the protein MSATTQPSNDDRSTESKEDRLKRFLRRKAKDGELYFKSKFIADEVGLSPKEIGALMVKLSDSATDLEVEKWSYTSATTWRVEPA
- a CDS encoding molybdopterin synthase, which codes for MKVLGVVGPSDSGKTTLVERLTERLASDATVATVKHLTHEPDVDAEGKDTARHRAAGAASTYGITDEGDWFATGDARSLGETLDELAPDHDYAVVEGFSRADLPQVVLGGREHRGPTLATGDTAGDVDLDEVVEALRDVDPHVTLSSLVARAKRSPDAEKAGAVATFTGRVRAKDHDDDEPTELLEFEKYEGVAEDRLDALRAELEEREGVYEVLLHHRTGVIEYGEDIVFVVVLAGHRKEAFRTVEDGIDRLKEEVPIFKKEVTVEDEFWVHER